A stretch of Aphanothece sacrum FPU1 DNA encodes these proteins:
- a CDS encoding histidine phosphatase family protein — MGLMLYFLRHGQTAYSQTGGYCGKLENDPGLTPEGQDMAQAFAKSYCTLSWQGVYVSPLRRTIETAKPLCEAVGLQMRLREGLQEIGYGQWEGMHPDDIDKQFHDLYVRWLTEPAWNAPPGGERGIDIARRGSKVLQEIEQTHDNDGNILIVSHKATIRIILCSLLGIDIKHYRDRFLMPVATVSLLEMTHRGPLVHFIGDRSHLSPYLRSLPST, encoded by the coding sequence ATGGGTTTAATGCTTTATTTTTTGCGACATGGCCAAACCGCCTATAGTCAGACGGGGGGGTATTGTGGCAAACTGGAAAATGATCCAGGTTTAACCCCTGAAGGGCAAGACATGGCCCAAGCGTTTGCTAAGTCTTACTGTACCTTATCTTGGCAAGGGGTTTATGTGAGTCCTCTCAGACGTACCATTGAGACAGCCAAACCCTTGTGTGAGGCGGTAGGCCTTCAAATGCGACTGCGAGAAGGGTTACAAGAAATTGGTTATGGTCAATGGGAAGGAATGCACCCTGATGACATCGATAAACAGTTTCATGATCTTTATGTTAGATGGTTAACCGAACCTGCCTGGAATGCACCTCCAGGGGGTGAACGGGGTATTGATATTGCCCGTCGTGGGTCTAAGGTACTTCAAGAAATTGAGCAAACTCATGACAATGATGGTAATATCTTGATAGTCTCTCATAAAGCGACCATTCGCATTATTTTATGTTCTTTGCTTGGTATTGATATTAAACATTACCGCGATCGCTTTTTGATGCCTGTTGCTACTGTTAGTTTACTAGAAATGACTCATCGTGGCCCTTTAGTTCATTTTATTGGCGATCGTTCTCATTTGAGTCCTTATTTACGTTCTTTACCAAGCACTTGA